One window of Mauremys reevesii isolate NIE-2019 linkage group 4, ASM1616193v1, whole genome shotgun sequence genomic DNA carries:
- the LOC120405238 gene encoding mas-related G-protein coupled receptor member H-like isoform X1, translating into MGTYYYKRRVYCRGILGSLCINIRALNAFDRDPAPLPRVQFQLATGPTRQHEGPVRMKDKETLASLSRGLMMTELSTTSLLLTETSPDYRYNETGCKIHSLTNVILHGVTVLICLFGLVGNGVVLWLLSFFIKRNPFTIYILNLAVADLSFLLSLLVCLILSTVESLFCFYEFAQFLGVFLLLLLFTHNASLYFLTAISVERCLSVFYPIWFRCHRPKHLSALVCALLWALSCLVIGLVSYFCVFHGTEHCRMSHIAMYVLDFLIFGSIMVLSNLILFIKVRHSSQHHQPGRFYIVILLTVLFFLVFAVPFSIQRIGWYFYYVNIPSEICNALASLNSSINPLIYFLVGSYRKWRFRGSVKVALQRVFEEHADSRENREATRTDTMEMAN; encoded by the exons ATGGGAACTTATTACTATAAAAGAAGGGTGTATTGCCGTGGGATTTTGGGTTCACTCTGCATCAACATCAGAGCTTTGAATGCGTTCGATAgagacccagctcccctccctcgtGTGCAGTTTCAGCTGGCCACTGGACCTACCAGGCAACACGAAGGACCG GTGCGCATGAAAGACAAGGAGACACTGGCATCCCTCAGCAGAGGTTTAATGATGACTGAGCTGAGCACAACGTCCCTGCTTCTGACAGAAACCAGCCCAGACTATAGGTATAATGAGACTGGTTGCAAAATACACAGTTTAACTAATGTGATCCTTCATGGTGTCACTGTGCTCATCTGTCTCTTCGGGCTGGTGGGCAATGGGGTCGTCCTCTGGCTCCTCAGCTTCTTCATTAAGAGGAATCCCTTCACCATCTACATCCTCAACCTGGCCGTAGCAGACTTAagcttcctcctctccctgcttgtTTGCCTCATACTTTCTACTGTGGAATCTCTCTTCTGTTTCTATGAATTTGCGCAATTTCTGggggtttttctcctgctgcttctgTTCACCCACAATGCCAGCCTGTACTTCCTGACGGCCATCAGCGTTGAgaggtgtctgtctgtcttctacCCCATCTGGTTCCGAtgccaccgccccaagcacctgtctGCCCTTGTGTGTGCCCTGCTGTGGGCACTCTCCTGCCTGGTAATTGGACTAGTGTCTTATTTTTGTGTTTTTCATGGAACTGAACACTGTCGGATGTCACACATAGCCATGTATGTTCTGGATTTCCTGATTTTCGGTTCCATCATGGTTCTGTCCAACCTGATCCTGTTCATCAAGGTCCGACATAGCTCCCAACACCATCAGCCTGGAAGGTTCTACATTGTTATCTTGCTCACCGTCCTCTTCTTCCTCGTCTTTGCTGTTCCCTTCAGTATCCAGCGCATTGGCTGGTATTTTTATTATGTTAATATCCCCTCTGAGATATGTAATGCACTGGCCTCTTTAAACAGCAGCATTAACCCACTTATTTACTTTTTAGTTGGGAGCTACAGGAAGTGGCGGTTCAGGGGCTCTGTTAAGGTCGCACTCCAGAGGGTTTTTGAAGAGCATGCAGATTCCAGAGAAAACAGAGAAGCCACCAGGACAGACACAATGGAGATGGCTAATTAA
- the LOC120405238 gene encoding mas-related G-protein coupled receptor member H-like isoform X2, which produces MKDKETLASLSRGLMMTELSTTSLLLTETSPDYRYNETGCKIHSLTNVILHGVTVLICLFGLVGNGVVLWLLSFFIKRNPFTIYILNLAVADLSFLLSLLVCLILSTVESLFCFYEFAQFLGVFLLLLLFTHNASLYFLTAISVERCLSVFYPIWFRCHRPKHLSALVCALLWALSCLVIGLVSYFCVFHGTEHCRMSHIAMYVLDFLIFGSIMVLSNLILFIKVRHSSQHHQPGRFYIVILLTVLFFLVFAVPFSIQRIGWYFYYVNIPSEICNALASLNSSINPLIYFLVGSYRKWRFRGSVKVALQRVFEEHADSRENREATRTDTMEMAN; this is translated from the coding sequence ATGAAAGACAAGGAGACACTGGCATCCCTCAGCAGAGGTTTAATGATGACTGAGCTGAGCACAACGTCCCTGCTTCTGACAGAAACCAGCCCAGACTATAGGTATAATGAGACTGGTTGCAAAATACACAGTTTAACTAATGTGATCCTTCATGGTGTCACTGTGCTCATCTGTCTCTTCGGGCTGGTGGGCAATGGGGTCGTCCTCTGGCTCCTCAGCTTCTTCATTAAGAGGAATCCCTTCACCATCTACATCCTCAACCTGGCCGTAGCAGACTTAagcttcctcctctccctgcttgtTTGCCTCATACTTTCTACTGTGGAATCTCTCTTCTGTTTCTATGAATTTGCGCAATTTCTGggggtttttctcctgctgcttctgTTCACCCACAATGCCAGCCTGTACTTCCTGACGGCCATCAGCGTTGAgaggtgtctgtctgtcttctacCCCATCTGGTTCCGAtgccaccgccccaagcacctgtctGCCCTTGTGTGTGCCCTGCTGTGGGCACTCTCCTGCCTGGTAATTGGACTAGTGTCTTATTTTTGTGTTTTTCATGGAACTGAACACTGTCGGATGTCACACATAGCCATGTATGTTCTGGATTTCCTGATTTTCGGTTCCATCATGGTTCTGTCCAACCTGATCCTGTTCATCAAGGTCCGACATAGCTCCCAACACCATCAGCCTGGAAGGTTCTACATTGTTATCTTGCTCACCGTCCTCTTCTTCCTCGTCTTTGCTGTTCCCTTCAGTATCCAGCGCATTGGCTGGTATTTTTATTATGTTAATATCCCCTCTGAGATATGTAATGCACTGGCCTCTTTAAACAGCAGCATTAACCCACTTATTTACTTTTTAGTTGGGAGCTACAGGAAGTGGCGGTTCAGGGGCTCTGTTAAGGTCGCACTCCAGAGGGTTTTTGAAGAGCATGCAGATTCCAGAGAAAACAGAGAAGCCACCAGGACAGACACAATGGAGATGGCTAATTAA